The Parafrankia irregularis genome window below encodes:
- a CDS encoding CaiB/BaiF CoA transferase family protein produces the protein MTITTDEATDEAHEDPQRGAVGTRPLAGLLVVGLEQAVAAPIATRHLADMGARVIKIENPRGGDMTRHYDSAQAGMAAHFVWCNRGKESLALNIADPRGAAALERLLARADVVIQNFAPGAAARRGLAASQLVARHPRLVAVDISGYGEGGPLSGKRAYDLLVQSEGGSCTVTGGPGQPAKPGIAMIDLATGMYALSWILGALHARHSTGRGEAITIGMFDVVAEWMGYQVNYTMGTGLEQEPAWVGSPAVAPYGTYPTSDGQTVVLGTTNDGEWQRLARTVLERLDLADDPALAGNAGRVAQRARVDEAIAAWTSTVTLKEAQDVLDAAGLGNARLNGVQDLIDHPQLAVRDRWREVATPHGAFRAVLPPPVAAGWTPPMGQVPGLGEHSTAVLGELGYSSAELIDWRRDGVI, from the coding sequence ATGACCATCACGACGGACGAGGCAACGGACGAGGCGCACGAGGACCCACAGCGCGGTGCGGTAGGTACACGCCCACTGGCCGGGCTGCTGGTGGTCGGGCTGGAACAGGCGGTGGCGGCCCCGATCGCGACCCGCCATCTCGCGGACATGGGCGCACGGGTAATCAAGATCGAGAATCCGCGCGGTGGTGACATGACCCGCCACTACGACAGCGCGCAGGCCGGCATGGCGGCGCACTTCGTCTGGTGCAACCGCGGCAAGGAATCACTCGCGCTCAACATCGCCGACCCGCGTGGCGCGGCCGCCCTGGAGCGCCTGCTCGCCCGCGCCGACGTGGTCATCCAGAACTTCGCCCCCGGCGCGGCGGCACGCCGAGGGCTCGCCGCGTCCCAGCTCGTCGCCCGTCACCCCCGACTGGTCGCGGTCGACATCTCCGGCTACGGCGAAGGCGGCCCGCTCTCCGGCAAGCGTGCCTACGACCTGCTCGTGCAGTCCGAGGGCGGTTCCTGCACGGTCACGGGCGGGCCGGGCCAGCCCGCGAAACCCGGCATCGCCATGATCGATCTCGCCACCGGCATGTACGCGCTGAGCTGGATCCTCGGTGCGCTGCACGCCCGCCACTCCACCGGGCGGGGTGAGGCCATCACGATCGGCATGTTCGATGTCGTCGCGGAATGGATGGGATACCAGGTCAACTACACGATGGGAACCGGCCTCGAGCAGGAGCCGGCCTGGGTGGGGTCGCCCGCGGTCGCGCCCTACGGGACATACCCGACCTCCGACGGGCAGACGGTGGTGCTCGGAACGACCAACGACGGTGAGTGGCAACGCCTGGCCCGCACAGTTCTCGAACGCCTCGACCTCGCCGACGACCCCGCCCTGGCCGGCAACGCCGGCAGGGTGGCGCAGCGTGCCCGGGTCGACGAGGCCATCGCCGCGTGGACGAGCACGGTCACCCTCAAGGAAGCCCAGGACGTTCTGGACGCCGCCGGGCTCGGCAACGCCCGGCTCAACGGTGTCCAGGACCTCATCGACCATCCACAGCTGGCTGTCCGCGACCGCTGGCGGGAGGTGGCGACCCCGCATGGCGCCTTTCGCGCGGTGCTGCCGCCGCCGGTCGCAGCGGGCTGGACGCCGCCCATGGGCCAGGTGCCGGGTCTGGGTGAGCACTCCACGGCGGTGCTGGGTGAGCTCGGCTACTCGTCCGCCGAGCTCATCGACTGGCGCCGCGACGGCGTCATCTGA
- a CDS encoding TetR/AcrR family transcriptional regulator, which yields MATPRRTGTESSATRAFLLDVTERIMREDGYAAVSSRTVAKSAGVTPALIHYYFPTLDDLFVALFRRGAERNLERQEALLASSRPLHEVWALVTDAGRTALLTEFMALGNHRKIIRDEIAAYSKRSRRQLTDLLTSRMAQYEPGLAEIPPPALIFLIGAVSRAFVSEQAIGVSEGHAEMLALVERLLAQLEPGQPAATDGS from the coding sequence ATGGCCACCCCGCGCCGTACCGGCACCGAGAGCTCTGCGACCCGCGCGTTCCTGCTCGACGTCACCGAGCGCATCATGCGCGAGGACGGCTACGCGGCCGTCAGCTCACGGACCGTGGCCAAGAGCGCCGGGGTCACTCCCGCACTGATCCACTACTACTTCCCGACGCTCGACGATCTGTTCGTCGCTCTCTTCAGGCGTGGCGCCGAACGCAACCTCGAGCGGCAGGAGGCCCTCCTCGCCTCGTCGCGGCCGCTGCATGAGGTCTGGGCACTCGTCACCGATGCCGGCCGCACCGCCCTGTTGACCGAGTTCATGGCACTGGGAAACCACCGAAAGATCATCCGCGACGAGATCGCCGCGTACTCGAAGCGTTCCCGGCGGCAGCTGACGGACCTTCTGACGAGCCGGATGGCGCAGTATGAGCCCGGCCTTGCGGAGATCCCGCCGCCCGCGCTCATCTTTCTGATCGGCGCGGTCAGCCGTGCGTTCGTTTCGGAGCAGGCCATCGGTGTCTCCGAGGGCCACGCGGAGATGCTGGCACTCGTGGAGCGGTTGCTCGCACAGCTCGAACCCGGCCAGCCGGCCGCCACCGACGGTTCCTGA
- a CDS encoding PucR family transcriptional regulator, which produces MTDVRESGLRLDGVSVDRWLSARISELSASIVIELSEQLSTCASRPPAGLHGDTSGLVRSCMRLFIDTLRTGEPPGRRQLREIRESASLWADEGIPLEVLVSAYHLGVDVCAQSVVTAAEPEDLPAALQVACLLLRFLGQVMPEVLAGYLESRLATAVEEHGERRAVLSALLAGQPPEDAAARAAVQLPARYAVISLEIGPHPDELGTNDGDRAAAARRRLRRMRTEVERTASGTVLHMLSADGGLLLIPLDETAGGTASDTLAPHERDRLLVLADRLGCVTRAEVMAGAVPARPDAVASAARLAAEIRHVARASSRPAGIYQLGDVAFDYQMTRPGPARDHFATLLRPLATRPHLLETLRAFLSCGLDRRRTADRLHVHPNTIDYRLRRASALTGLDPARGCDLPVIYAAFAAGESGPTGPCPPD; this is translated from the coding sequence ATGACGGACGTCAGGGAGTCCGGGCTACGTCTCGACGGCGTCTCCGTGGACAGGTGGCTTTCCGCACGGATCTCCGAGCTGTCGGCGTCGATCGTGATCGAACTGTCCGAGCAGCTGTCCACCTGCGCGTCCAGGCCGCCCGCGGGACTCCACGGAGACACCTCCGGACTGGTGCGGTCGTGCATGCGATTGTTCATCGACACACTGCGCACCGGCGAGCCTCCCGGCCGCAGGCAGCTTCGGGAGATCCGGGAGTCGGCGAGCCTTTGGGCCGACGAGGGCATCCCGCTGGAGGTGCTGGTCAGCGCCTACCACCTCGGCGTCGACGTCTGCGCGCAGAGCGTCGTCACCGCGGCCGAGCCCGAGGATCTTCCGGCGGCGCTGCAGGTCGCGTGCCTGTTGCTGCGGTTTCTCGGTCAGGTCATGCCGGAGGTCCTCGCGGGCTACCTGGAGAGCCGACTGGCGACGGCCGTCGAGGAACACGGGGAACGCCGGGCTGTCCTGTCCGCCCTGCTGGCCGGACAACCACCGGAAGACGCCGCCGCCCGGGCAGCGGTCCAGCTGCCCGCCCGTTACGCCGTGATCAGCCTGGAGATCGGGCCGCATCCGGACGAACTCGGCACGAATGATGGCGATCGGGCCGCCGCCGCGCGCCGCAGGCTGCGCCGGATGCGCACGGAGGTGGAGCGCACCGCCTCCGGAACCGTGCTCCACATGCTGTCCGCGGACGGAGGCCTCCTCCTCATCCCACTGGACGAGACGGCCGGAGGGACAGCCTCGGACACACTGGCGCCGCACGAGCGGGACCGGCTGCTCGTCCTCGCCGACCGACTCGGGTGTGTGACGCGCGCGGAGGTCATGGCCGGAGCCGTACCGGCCCGCCCGGACGCCGTCGCCTCCGCCGCCCGCCTGGCAGCCGAGATCCGCCATGTCGCCCGCGCATCCAGCCGGCCGGCCGGGATCTACCAGCTCGGCGACGTGGCCTTCGACTACCAGATGACCAGGCCCGGCCCCGCTCGCGACCACTTCGCGACCCTGCTGCGGCCACTGGCCACCCGGCCGCACCTTCTGGAGACGCTGCGCGCCTTTCTCTCCTGCGGGCTGGACCGCCGCCGTACGGCTGACCGACTCCACGTTCATCCGAACACCATCGACTACCGGCTGCGCAGGGCATCGGCGCTGACCGGGCTCGATCCCGCCCGGGGGTGCGATCTTCCGGTGATCTACGCGGCGTTCGCCGCCGGGGAGTCAGGGCCGACAGGCCCCTGCCCGCCCGACTGA
- a CDS encoding SDR family NAD(P)-dependent oxidoreductase, with protein sequence MTTSFDLGLAGTAAVVTGAGAGIGQAIARGLAAAGVRIGLVEIDPTRAAATAELIEKEGGRAVALPANVMDTAALADAITATHAEFGRLDILVNNAGGVKASRFLDQSERSWRRHIDINLVSMLAATSTAAPLIAQTVAAGNEGARRGGGSIVNITSIEGMRAAPMYAVYAACKAGMINFTRTMALELAEAGIRINAIAPDMTATAGIRGIMRGPVDPDTLPPPPAERLPGIERYVPLGREGIAAEIADAAVFLCSDRAAYITGTTLSVDGGTAASAGWLRSGPGWTLQGAPTPSAFTPTPAPTPAPAPAPTPATGSE encoded by the coding sequence ATGACGACGAGTTTTGATCTCGGGCTGGCCGGCACGGCAGCGGTGGTGACCGGCGCGGGCGCCGGTATCGGGCAGGCGATCGCGCGCGGGCTGGCCGCCGCCGGAGTGCGGATCGGGCTGGTCGAGATCGACCCGACCCGGGCGGCCGCCACCGCCGAACTCATCGAGAAGGAGGGCGGGCGGGCCGTCGCGCTGCCCGCCAACGTCATGGACACCGCGGCGCTCGCCGACGCCATCACCGCCACGCACGCCGAGTTCGGCCGGCTGGACATCCTCGTCAACAACGCGGGCGGGGTGAAGGCGAGCCGGTTCCTCGACCAGAGCGAGCGCAGCTGGCGGCGGCACATCGACATCAACCTCGTCAGCATGCTGGCCGCCACCTCGACCGCGGCCCCGCTGATCGCCCAGACCGTCGCCGCCGGGAACGAGGGCGCTCGGCGGGGCGGCGGCTCGATCGTCAACATCACCAGCATCGAGGGGATGCGGGCCGCCCCGATGTACGCGGTCTACGCCGCCTGCAAGGCCGGAATGATCAACTTCACCCGCACGATGGCCCTGGAGCTCGCCGAGGCCGGCATCCGGATCAACGCGATCGCCCCTGACATGACCGCCACCGCCGGCATCCGCGGCATCATGCGCGGCCCGGTCGACCCCGACACGCTGCCCCCTCCCCCGGCCGAGCGCCTTCCCGGCATCGAGCGTTACGTCCCGCTCGGCCGCGAGGGCATCGCCGCCGAGATCGCCGACGCGGCCGTGTTCCTTTGTTCCGACCGTGCCGCCTACATCACCGGCACCACCCTGAGCGTCGACGGCGGAACCGCCGCCTCCGCCGGCTGGCTGCGTTCCGGCCCCGGCTGGACCCTCCAGGGTGCCCCCACCCCCTCCGCCTTCACGCCGACACCGGCACCGACACCGGCACCGGCACCGGCACCGACGCCGGCAACCGGCTCCGAATGA
- a CDS encoding aromatic ring-hydroxylating oxygenase subunit alpha, with amino-acid sequence MDRTALEHDIARRLLDHIERRTTDMAEDVMKLPADAYSAARQREELDALFLDQPLVLCLSGALPEPETYRAVDILGTPVLLTRDADGQVHAFVNACRHRGVRLCDGAGEAIRLTCPFHAWNYGLDGRLGRLPVSEGFAGIDRAEYGLVRLEVAEGHGLIVGRLRPGSPIDIDEYLGPGLAEELAMLDFADWRPHGEPHVHQVCANWKVTLDTFRENYHFNYLHKDTLAGYAVGGVLTFDPFGRHLRNTSALKSIVELRERPEAEWGDVSGHFSYQYALFPNVSLTFDTRHIDLWQVLPVDETSSEVVHTSYLRPGLSEAEHAKAVDMAPWICETVVDGEDFWVAGRTEPGLRLGMVDHVLFGRNEPAPQHLHRGFEEELMAYRTHQAEIVAWHG; translated from the coding sequence GTGGACAGGACAGCGCTGGAACACGACATCGCGCGCCGGCTGCTCGACCACATCGAGCGGCGCACGACGGACATGGCCGAGGACGTCATGAAGCTCCCGGCCGACGCCTACTCGGCGGCGCGCCAGCGTGAGGAGCTCGACGCGCTTTTCCTCGATCAGCCGCTGGTGCTGTGCCTGTCCGGCGCGCTGCCCGAGCCGGAGACCTATCGGGCCGTCGACATCCTCGGCACCCCGGTGCTGCTGACCAGGGACGCCGACGGCCAGGTGCACGCGTTCGTCAACGCCTGCCGGCACCGCGGGGTGCGGCTGTGCGACGGCGCCGGCGAGGCGATCCGGCTGACCTGCCCGTTCCACGCCTGGAACTACGGCCTCGACGGCAGGCTCGGCCGACTGCCCGTTTCCGAGGGCTTCGCAGGGATCGACCGCGCGGAGTACGGCCTGGTCCGCCTCGAGGTGGCGGAAGGCCACGGGCTGATCGTCGGCCGGCTGCGCCCCGGCTCGCCGATCGACATCGACGAGTACCTCGGCCCAGGCCTGGCCGAGGAGCTCGCGATGCTGGACTTCGCCGACTGGCGACCGCACGGCGAGCCGCACGTCCACCAGGTCTGCGCGAACTGGAAGGTCACCCTGGACACGTTCCGGGAGAACTACCACTTCAACTACCTGCACAAGGACACCCTCGCCGGCTACGCCGTCGGTGGCGTGCTGACCTTCGACCCGTTCGGCCGGCACCTGCGCAACACCTCGGCGTTGAAGTCGATCGTCGAGCTGCGGGAGCGCCCCGAGGCCGAGTGGGGGGACGTCTCCGGGCACTTCAGCTACCAGTACGCGCTGTTCCCGAACGTCAGCCTCACCTTCGACACCCGGCACATCGATCTCTGGCAGGTCCTGCCCGTCGACGAGACGTCCTCCGAAGTCGTGCACACCTCCTACCTGCGACCCGGGCTGAGCGAGGCCGAGCATGCCAAGGCGGTCGACATGGCGCCGTGGATCTGCGAGACGGTCGTCGACGGCGAGGACTTCTGGGTCGCCGGCCGCACCGAGCCCGGCCTGCGCCTCGGGATGGTCGACCACGTGCTGTTCGGCCGGAACGAGCCGGCCCCGCAGCATCTGCATCGCGGCTTCGAGGAGGAGCTGATGGCCTACCGCACCCACCAGGCCGAGATCGTGGCGTGGCACGGCTGA
- a CDS encoding MaoC/PaaZ C-terminal domain-containing protein — MTSDPEPVATAPGTEPVAVAGAPTSGTPTPGTPTSLDSRELARHVGAVFVAEPALVVGPDLVREFATMTGADHWMHVDQERARASPLGRATVQGLLTLSLGAELERRALAVRASDAVFYGFDRVRFPAPMFVSDPLGLRVEILAVEEVGGAVQARLRHTFTSVGPRPVCVSEQNIRYIH, encoded by the coding sequence ATGACATCTGACCCGGAGCCGGTGGCGACAGCACCCGGCACGGAGCCGGTCGCAGTGGCCGGTGCGCCGACATCCGGCACACCGACGCCCGGCACACCGACGTCCCTCGACAGCCGTGAGCTGGCCCGGCATGTAGGGGCGGTCTTCGTCGCCGAGCCGGCGCTGGTGGTCGGTCCGGACCTGGTCCGCGAGTTCGCGACGATGACCGGCGCCGACCACTGGATGCACGTCGACCAGGAACGGGCCCGGGCAAGCCCGCTCGGCCGGGCGACCGTGCAGGGCCTGCTCACCCTCTCCCTCGGGGCCGAGCTCGAACGGCGGGCGCTGGCCGTCCGCGCGTCCGACGCGGTGTTCTACGGCTTCGACCGGGTGCGCTTCCCCGCGCCGATGTTCGTCTCGGACCCGCTGGGCCTTCGCGTCGAGATCCTCGCCGTCGAGGAGGTGGGCGGTGCCGTCCAGGCCCGGCTACGACACACCTTCACCTCCGTCGGCCCCAGACCGGTGTGCGTGTCCGAGCAGAACATCCGCTACATCCACTGA